A DNA window from Ranitomeya imitator isolate aRanImi1 chromosome 2, aRanImi1.pri, whole genome shotgun sequence contains the following coding sequences:
- the LOC138663660 gene encoding oocyte zinc finger protein XlCOF8.4-like, with protein sequence MDMDRDKMVERILHLTLEILFRLTGEDYTVVKKTSSNCCQDPVSEGWGRPLSPIMGPPPHHLIHEDVNDQKILELTYKMIELLTGEVSIRYQDVAVYFSMEEWEYLEGHKDLYEDIMMEVPQFLTSPDLSSKTTTPVSCPHPLLPQDCKQEPNIPQDHQGEDLTHINTTETYVRGDEWCKEEFHTYDNTDDYTWRSEGTLTSSLFKSDDLEIPQDTIEMNAITSDIPSSLHSKDLLFDHLKQVLSSDSLPTTKENQSHRISLKKQIAPKAHKSFSCSECGKCFNKKCNFVTHQRTHTGEKPFSCSECGKCFNQKSNFVTHQRIHTGEKPFSCSECWKCFTEKSNLIKHRRTHTGEKPFSCSECEKCFNQKSDLVKHQRIHTGMKPFSCSECGKCCNQKSDLVRHQRTHTGEKPVSYF encoded by the exons atggatatggacagagacaagatggtggagaggatattacacctcaccttagagatcctcttccggcttactggagag gattacacagtagtcaaGAAGACTTCTAGTAactgctgtcaggaccctgtgtctgagggatggggaaggccTCTGAGCCCAAtaatggggcctccacctcaccaccTGATACATGAGGatgtcaatgaccagaagatcctagaactcacctataagatgattgagctgctgactggagag GTTTCTATAAGgtatcaggatgtcgctgtctacttctccatggaggagtgggagtatttagaaggacacaaagatctgtacgaggacatcatgatggaggttccccagtttctcacatcaccag atctatccagtaagacgaCAACACCAGTGAgttgtccccatcctcttcttccacaggactgtaaacaagaacccaatattcctcaggatcatcag ggtgaagatctgacccatataaataccacagagacatatgtgaggggtgatgagtggtgtaaagaggagtttCATACATATGACAACACAG ATGACTATACCTGGAGATCAGAGGGAACGCTGACATCTTCACtgtttaaatcagatgatcttgagatcccacaggatacaattgaaatgaatgccattacttcagatataccatcatcccttcacagcaaagatctattaTTTGATCATTTGAAACAGGtcctatcttctgattcattaccgactactaaggaaaatcaaagtcacagaaTAAGCTTAAAAAAACAAATTGCTCCGAAAGCAcacaagtcattttcatgttcagaatgtgggaaatgttttaacaaaaaatgtaattttgttacacaccaaagaactcacacaggcgagaagccgttttcctgttcagaatgtgggaaatgttttaaccagaaatcaaattttgttacgcaccaaagaattcacacaggggagaagcccttttcatgttcagaatgttggaaatgttttacagagaaatcaaatcTTATCAAACatcggagaactcacacaggggagaaacctttttcatgttcagaatgtgagaaatgttttaaccagaaatcagatcttgttaagcaccagagaatccacacagggatgaaacctttttcatgttcagaatgtgggaaatgttgtaaccagaaatcagatttggttaggcaccaaagaactcacacaggggagaagcctgttTCATATTTTTaa